One Equus asinus isolate D_3611 breed Donkey chromosome 26, EquAss-T2T_v2, whole genome shotgun sequence genomic window carries:
- the ZNF784 gene encoding zinc finger protein 784, whose amino-acid sequence MAAARPEPPSPSSAAPEPRSPEPPDLVLVPDDGHPTTPPSDLIEIQVVKVTDTTLVPEPPEPGSLHCALCPAAFRLVSELLFHEHGHLAQAEGGRQGGDPSRCHVCGHSCPGPASLRAHYSLHTGERPYRCALCPRAFKALAPLLRHQHRHGVEPGTSQRPPEAAAARDPRPGVPQERSEVVMAAAAAGAAVGKPFACRFCAKPFRRSSDMRDHERVHTGERPYHCGVCGKGFTQSSVLSGHARIHTGERPFRCALCDRTFNNSSNFRKHQRTHFHGPGPGPGLGDSGSQLASGAEGSGSGCGAGNTLEEGRGETAKVKVEVDQ is encoded by the exons ATGGCTGCCGCGCGCCCGGAGCCCCCGAGTCCGAGCTCAGCGGCCCCGGAGCCGCGATCCCCGGAGCCGCCGGACCTG GTCCTGGTGCCTGATGATGGCCACCCCACCACACCCCCGAGTGACCTCATCGAGATCCAGGTGGTGAAGGTGACAGACACCACGCTGGTGCCTGAGCCCCCAGAGCCAGGTTCTCTTCACTGTGCCTTGTGCCCAGCTGCCTTCCGGCTGGTCTCTGAGCTGCTGTTCCACGAACATGGCCACCTGGCCCAGGCGGAGGGTGGCAGGCAGGGTGGGGACCCCAGTCGGTGTCATGTGTGTGGCCACAGCTGTCCGGGCCCCGCCAGCCTCCGTGCCCACTACAGCCTGCACACCGGAGAGCGGCCCTACCGCTGCGCTCTCTGCCCCCGGGCCTTCAAGGCCCTGGCGCCTCTGCTGCGGCACCAGCACCGACACGGGGTGGAGCCGGGGACCTCACAGAGGCCCCCAGAGGCGGCCGCGGCGCGGGACCCGAGGCCCGGGGTGCCCCAGGAGAGGTCGGAGGTGgtgatggcggcggcggcggcgggcgcggcggtgGGGAAGCCGTTCGCCTGCAGGTTCTGCGCCAAGCCGTTCCGCCGCTCGTCGGACATGCGAGACCACGAGCGGGTGCACACGGGCGAGCGGCCCTACCACTGCGGCGTCTGCGGCAAGGGCTTCACGCAGTCCTCGGTGCTGAGCGGCCACGCCCGCATCCACACCGGGGAGCGCCCCTTCCGCTGTGCCCTCTGCGACCGCACTTTCAACAACTCGTCCAACTTCCGCAAGCACCAGCGCACCCACTTCCACGGGCCGGGGCCGGGACCGGGGCTGGGAGACTCTGGAAGCCAGCTGGCCTCGGGGGCCGAGGGGTCAGGGAGCGGGTGTGGCGCAGGAAACACTCTGGAAGAGGGACGTGGGGAGACAGCCAAGGTGAAGGTGGAGGTCGACCAGTAG